In Leptidea sinapis chromosome 41, ilLepSina1.1, whole genome shotgun sequence, the following are encoded in one genomic region:
- the LOC126976494 gene encoding cytochrome P450 9e2-like isoform X2, which produces MELNTGTKQLAQFILDDWKLLLCLTILFALYFHYTSTFDFFEKKGIKFMKPTIIVGNIGSRILARTSFHAFQLEIYNNFKGHPYGGIFEGRRPVLYLIDPDIIKAVTIRDFDYFMDRLAFMSNAPKYISRSLLNLKGAEWKSVRSTITPSFSSSRLKHMLPLIQSCSDQMVKFLKQYENKDIEMKDIMGHFTLEVIGTCAFGIKSDALTDENAKFVKVAEKFNYIPAHKRFFLFFLLMFMPKMIRYLNISFLHHETTKKLVEMLQVTKAERRSTARKNDFLQLMIDAAEKEKEMCENSNEKPHLDDDTIDAQSLLFLIAGYETSSTLLSFAIHTLAVQPEIQEKLREHIVDVTTGKEMSYELLSQLDYLEAFLLETLRLYPPVARVDRVATKPYTLPGTSIKIDVGDTVSIPVYGIHMDPDHYPEPEVFKPDRFMKDGKVERPSHLFLAFGAGPRNCIGLRFAMFSAKLAMVSLLKNFKFTSCPKTEQPIQFHKSSMLLKAKTGLWVHVEKI; this is translated from the exons atgGAACTAAATACAGGGACAAAACAACTTGCGCAATTCATTTTGGATGATTGGAAATTGTTACTATGTCTCACAATTTTATTCGCATTATATTTCCATTACACTAGCACATTTGATTTCTTtgaaaaaaaaggcataaagttTATGAAACCAACCATAATAGTGGGTAATATTGGTAGTCGGATTTTGGCCAGGACATCGTTTCATGCTTTTCagttagaaatatataataatttcaagGGACATCCCTATGGtg gtatttttgAAGGAAGAAGGCCTGTTTTGTATTTGATTGACCCGGATATAATCAAAGCTGTAACTATTCGTGATTTTGACTATTTCATGGACCGGCTTGCATTTATGAGTAATGCACCGAAATATATCAGTAGGTCACTTCTTAATCTCAAG GGAGCAGAATGGAAGTCAGTTCGTAGCACCATCACTCCATCATTCAGTTCTTCGAGACTAAAGCATATGTTACCTTTGATTCAGTCATGCTCGGACCAAAtggttaaatttttaaaacagtatG AAAATAAAGACATAGAAATGAAGGACATAATGGGTCATTTCACACTTGAAGTAATTGGCACATGTGCATTTGGTATTAAATCAGATGCGTTGACTGATGAAAATGCAAAATTTGTTAAA GTTGCAGAAAAGTTTAATTATATACCAGCTCATAAAAgatttttcctattttttttgttgatgTTCATGCCTAAAATGATTAGGTATCTAAATATATCTTTTCTTCATCATGAGACAACAAAGAAATTAGTGGAAATGTTACAAGTTACTAAAGCTGAGCGTAGATCTACGGCCAg GAAAAATGATTTTCTACAACTAATGATTGATGCTGCAGAAAAGGAAAAAGAAATGTGTGAAAACAGTAATGAAAAGCCCC ATTTGGATGACGACACAATTGACGCGCAGAGTTTGTTGTTCCTCATTGCTGGCTATGAGACATCAAGTACTTTGCTCTCTTTTGCTATCCACACATTGGCAGTGCAACCGGAGATTCAGGAAAAATTGCGAGAACATATCGTTGATGTCACAACCGGAAAGGAAATGAGCTATGAACTGCTTTCACAACTTGACTATCTGGAGGCGTTCTTACTTG AAACTCTTCGGCTATACCCTCCAGTAGCTCGGGTTGATAGAGTTGCCACTAAACCGTACACCCTGCCAGGTACTTCTATCAAAATAGACGTAGGAGATACGGTTTCAATACCAGTGTATGGGATACACATGGACCCTGACCATTATCCAGAACCTGAGGTATTCAAACCAGACAGGTTTATGAAGGACGGGAAAGTAGAGAGACCATCACATCTGTTTTTGGCATTCGGAGCTGGTCCAAGGAACTGTATTG GTCTTAGGTTCGCCATGTTCTCTGCAAAGTTAGCCATGGTGAGTCTATTGAAGAATTTCAAGTTTACATCATGCCCCAAAACAGAACAGCCGATACAGTTTCACAAGAGTTCTATGTTACTCAAAGCAAAGACAGGTTTGTGGGTACACGTTGAGAAGATTTGA
- the LOC126976494 gene encoding cytochrome P450 9e2-like isoform X1 codes for MELNTGTKQLAQFILDDWKLLLCLTILFALYFHYTSTFDFFEKKGIKFMKPTIIVGNIGSRILARTSFHAFQLEIYNNFKGHPYGGIFEGRRPVLYLIDPDIIKAVTIRDFDYFMDRLAFMSNAPKYISRSLLNLKGAEWKSVRSTITPSFSSSRLKHMLPLIQSCSDQMVKFLKQYAENKDIEMKDIMGHFTLEVIGTCAFGIKSDALTDENAKFVKVAEKFNYIPAHKRFFLFFLLMFMPKMIRYLNISFLHHETTKKLVEMLQVTKAERRSTARKNDFLQLMIDAAEKEKEMCENSNEKPHLDDDTIDAQSLLFLIAGYETSSTLLSFAIHTLAVQPEIQEKLREHIVDVTTGKEMSYELLSQLDYLEAFLLETLRLYPPVARVDRVATKPYTLPGTSIKIDVGDTVSIPVYGIHMDPDHYPEPEVFKPDRFMKDGKVERPSHLFLAFGAGPRNCIGLRFAMFSAKLAMVSLLKNFKFTSCPKTEQPIQFHKSSMLLKAKTGLWVHVEKI; via the exons atgGAACTAAATACAGGGACAAAACAACTTGCGCAATTCATTTTGGATGATTGGAAATTGTTACTATGTCTCACAATTTTATTCGCATTATATTTCCATTACACTAGCACATTTGATTTCTTtgaaaaaaaaggcataaagttTATGAAACCAACCATAATAGTGGGTAATATTGGTAGTCGGATTTTGGCCAGGACATCGTTTCATGCTTTTCagttagaaatatataataatttcaagGGACATCCCTATGGtg gtatttttgAAGGAAGAAGGCCTGTTTTGTATTTGATTGACCCGGATATAATCAAAGCTGTAACTATTCGTGATTTTGACTATTTCATGGACCGGCTTGCATTTATGAGTAATGCACCGAAATATATCAGTAGGTCACTTCTTAATCTCAAG GGAGCAGAATGGAAGTCAGTTCGTAGCACCATCACTCCATCATTCAGTTCTTCGAGACTAAAGCATATGTTACCTTTGATTCAGTCATGCTCGGACCAAAtggttaaatttttaaaacagtatG CAGAAAATAAAGACATAGAAATGAAGGACATAATGGGTCATTTCACACTTGAAGTAATTGGCACATGTGCATTTGGTATTAAATCAGATGCGTTGACTGATGAAAATGCAAAATTTGTTAAA GTTGCAGAAAAGTTTAATTATATACCAGCTCATAAAAgatttttcctattttttttgttgatgTTCATGCCTAAAATGATTAGGTATCTAAATATATCTTTTCTTCATCATGAGACAACAAAGAAATTAGTGGAAATGTTACAAGTTACTAAAGCTGAGCGTAGATCTACGGCCAg GAAAAATGATTTTCTACAACTAATGATTGATGCTGCAGAAAAGGAAAAAGAAATGTGTGAAAACAGTAATGAAAAGCCCC ATTTGGATGACGACACAATTGACGCGCAGAGTTTGTTGTTCCTCATTGCTGGCTATGAGACATCAAGTACTTTGCTCTCTTTTGCTATCCACACATTGGCAGTGCAACCGGAGATTCAGGAAAAATTGCGAGAACATATCGTTGATGTCACAACCGGAAAGGAAATGAGCTATGAACTGCTTTCACAACTTGACTATCTGGAGGCGTTCTTACTTG AAACTCTTCGGCTATACCCTCCAGTAGCTCGGGTTGATAGAGTTGCCACTAAACCGTACACCCTGCCAGGTACTTCTATCAAAATAGACGTAGGAGATACGGTTTCAATACCAGTGTATGGGATACACATGGACCCTGACCATTATCCAGAACCTGAGGTATTCAAACCAGACAGGTTTATGAAGGACGGGAAAGTAGAGAGACCATCACATCTGTTTTTGGCATTCGGAGCTGGTCCAAGGAACTGTATTG GTCTTAGGTTCGCCATGTTCTCTGCAAAGTTAGCCATGGTGAGTCTATTGAAGAATTTCAAGTTTACATCATGCCCCAAAACAGAACAGCCGATACAGTTTCACAAGAGTTCTATGTTACTCAAAGCAAAGACAGGTTTGTGGGTACACGTTGAGAAGATTTGA
- the LOC126976495 gene encoding cytochrome P450 9e2-like produces the protein MELTETKQLAQFVFGDWKLLLCVPILFALYLHYSSNFDFFKKKGIKFMKPKLIVGNIGDFMLARTSYHDFQLEIYNNFKGHPYGGIFEGRRPVLYLIDPDIIKAVTIRDFDYFTDRFAVISNAPRYINRLLLNLKGTEWKSVRSIITPSFSSSKVKHMLPVIQSCSDLMVQFLKQYDNKDIEMQNKMGHFTLEVISTCAFGIKSDALTDENAKFVKVAERYDYITAHKKYFLFFVMMFVPKMITYLNISTFNHEATKKVVEMLQATKAKRRSTIRKNDFLQLMIDAAKKEKEKCKNSKEKPLWDDDTIYAQSLLFLIASYETSSTLLSFAIHTLAVQPEIQEKLRKHIVEVSAGKEMSYELLSQLYYLEAFLLETLRLYPPIGRIDRVATKPYTLPDTSIKIDVGDIVAIPVYGIHMDPDYYPEPGAFKPERFIKNGKVQRPSQLFLAFGAGPRNCIGLRFAMFSAKLGMVSLLKNFKFTSCAKTEHPIQFHKSHVLLKANIGLWVHVKKI, from the exons atggagCTAACAGAGACCAAACAACTTGCTCAATTTGTTTTCGGTGATTGGAAATTGTTACTCTGTGTTCCAATTTTATTCgcattatatttacattatagcAGCAATTTTGATTTCTTTAAAAAGAAAGGTATAAAGTTTATGAAACCAAAATTAATAGTGGGTAATATTGGTGATTTTATGTTGGCCAGGACTTCGTATCATGATTTCCAGTtagaaatttataataatttcaaaggACATCCCTATGGTG gAATTTTCGAAGGAAGAAGGCCTGTTTTGTATTTGATTGACCCGGATATAATCAAAGCTGTAACAATTCGTGATTTTGACTATTTTACGGATCGATTCGCAGTTATAAGTAATGCTCCAAGATATATTAATAGGTTACTTCTTAATCTCAAG ggAACGGAATGGAAGTCAGTTCGAAGCATCATCACACCGTCATTCAGTTCTTCTAAAGTAAAACATATGCTACCAGTAATTCAATCATGCTCGGACCTAATGGttcaatttttaaaacagtATG ATAATAAAGACATAGAAATGCAGAACAAAATGGGTCATTTCACACTAGAAGTAATTAGCACTTGCGCATTTGGTATTAAATCAGATGCTTTGACTGATGAAAATGCAAAATTTGTTAAA GTTGCTGAAAGGTACGATTACATAACAGcccacaaaaaatatttcttattttttgtgaTGATGTTCGTACCTAAAATGATTACTTATCTGAACATATCTACTTTTAATCACGAGGCAACAAAGAAAGTCGTGGAAATGTTACAAGCTACTAAAGCTAAGCGTAGATCTACAATCAG GAAAAATGATTTCCTACAACTTATGATTGATGCAGCTAAAAAGGAAAAAGAAAAATGTAAGAACAGCAAAGAGAAGCCTc tttgggATGATGACACAATTTACGCGCAGAGTTTGTTGTTTCTAATTGCTAGCTACGAGACATCAAGTACTTTACTCTCTTTTGCTATCCACACATTGGCAGTGCAACCGGAGATTCAGGAAAAATTGCGAAAACATATAGTTGAGGTTTCAGCCGGAAAGGAAATGAGCTATGAACTATTGTCACAACTTTATTATCTGGAGGCGTTCCTACTTG aaaCTCTTCGTCTGTACCCTCCTATAGGTCGGATTGATAGAGTTGCTACTAAACCGTACACCCTGCCAGATACTTCTATCAAAATAGACGTAGGAGACATTGTTGCAATACCAGTGTATGGGATACACATGGACCCTGACTATTATCCAGAACCTGGGGCATTCAAACCGGAGAGGTTTATAAAGAACGGGAAAGTCCAGAGACCATCGCAATTATTTTTGGCATTTGGAGCTGGTCCAAGAAATTGTATCg GTCTCAGATTCGCCATGTTCTCTGCAAAGTTAGGTATGGTGAGTCTATTGAAGAACTTCAAGTTTACATCATGCGCCAAAACAGAACATCCGATACAGTTTCACAAGAGTCATGTTTTACTCAAAGCAAACATAGGATTGTGGGTACACGTTAAGAAGATTTGA